In Nematostella vectensis chromosome 2, jaNemVect1.1, whole genome shotgun sequence, one genomic interval encodes:
- the LOC5521623 gene encoding circumsporozoite protein isoform X1 yields MMSRRAVWLVLACCVLLSAKASQNINKRRLGSNQEHYNVLRRIATPADSATKRSEGVARQPVVGIFKINDGGVVGAGVYEVGKDGKVDIDLKIRITPPGSGGGGGEGSTPTMAPGGGGGSPTKAPGGGGGSPTKAPGGGGGSPTEAPGGGGGSPTEAPGGGGGSPTKAPGGGGGSPTKAPGGGGGSPTEAPGGGGGSPTEAPGGGGSTPTKGEGSTSPTPGGGKEGAEDQIALSIHNKFRKVHNSPPMTLNAEMSKSAKEYAEKIAKSGKFTHSSKEERDGVGENLSMGCSSKKGQTPEEAVTNWYNEVCNPGYTFGGGGGGSGTGHFTQVVWKESTELGFGSASAEEDKMKCTYYVGRYKKAGNMIGDFDKNVEQGSFDKQSYCSKVSK; encoded by the exons GGCTCTAATCAGGAGCATTACAACGTGCTCCGTCGAATAGCCACTCCAGCGGATTCCGCAACTAAAAGAAGCGAGGGAGTTGCTAGGCAACCAGTTGTTGGAATCTTCAAGATTAACGACGGCGGTGTAGTAG GCGCTGGAGTTTATGAAGTTGGAAAAGATGGCAAGGTGGACATCGACCTAAAGATAAGGATCACACCGCCAGGTtccgggggtgggggaggagaAGGCAGTACCCCTACCATGGCACCAGGAGGGGGCGGTGGTTCCCCTACCAAGGCACCAGGAGGAGGCGGTGGTTCCCCTACCAAGGCACCAGGAGGGGGTGGTGGTTCCCCTACCGAGGCACCAGGAGGGGGCGGTGGTTCTCCTACCGAGGCACCAGGAGGGGGCGGTGGTTCCCCTACCAAGGCACCAGGAGGGGGCGGTGGTTCCCCTACCAAGGCACCAGGAGGAGGCGGTGGTTCCCCTACCGAGGCACCAGGAGGAGGCGGTGGTTCCCCTACCGAGGCACCAGGAGGAGGCGGTAGCACACCTACAAAGGGAGAAGGAAGTACCAGCCCTACACCAGGAGGTGGTAAGGAAG GTGCTGAAGACCAAATCGCGTTGTCTATCCACAACAAGTTCCGCAAAGTGCATAACTCGCCGCCCATGACCCTCAATGCAGAAATGTCCAAATCTGCAAAAGAATACGCCGAGAAAATTGCAAAATCGGGAAAATTTACGCACTCCTCCAAGGAGGAGCGTGATGGAGTTGGCGAGAACCTGTCTATGGGATGCTCTTCAAAAAAGGGACAGACTCCAGAAGAAGCCGTTACTAACTG GTATAATGAGGTTTGTAATCCCGGCTACACGTTTGGCGGGGGAGGTGGTGGCAGCGGCACTGGTCACTTTACGCAGGTTGTCTGGAAGGAAAGCACGGAGCTCGGGTTTGGCTCAGCCTCCGCTGAAGAGGATAAGATGAAATGCACATACTACGTCGGGAGATACAAAAAAGCTGGAAACATGATCGGAGATTTCGATAAAAATGTCGAGCAAGGCAGCTTCGATAAGCAATCTTACTGCTCAAAAGtgagcaaataa
- the LOC5521623 gene encoding circumsporozoite protein isoform X2, translating to MMSRRAVWLVLACCVLLSAKASQNINKRRLGSNQEHYNVLRRIATPADSATKRSEGVARQPVVGIFKINDGGVVGAGVYEVGKDGKVDIDLKIRITPPGSGGGGGEGSTPTMAPGGGGGSPTKAPGGGGGSPTEAPGGGGGSPTEAPGGGGSTPTKGEGSTSPTPGGGKEGAEDQIALSIHNKFRKVHNSPPMTLNAEMSKSAKEYAEKIAKSGKFTHSSKEERDGVGENLSMGCSSKKGQTPEEAVTNWYNEVCNPGYTFGGGGGGSGTGHFTQVVWKESTELGFGSASAEEDKMKCTYYVGRYKKAGNMIGDFDKNVEQGSFDKQSYCSKVSK from the exons GGCTCTAATCAGGAGCATTACAACGTGCTCCGTCGAATAGCCACTCCAGCGGATTCCGCAACTAAAAGAAGCGAGGGAGTTGCTAGGCAACCAGTTGTTGGAATCTTCAAGATTAACGACGGCGGTGTAGTAG GCGCTGGAGTTTATGAAGTTGGAAAAGATGGCAAGGTGGACATCGACCTAAAGATAAGGATCACACCGCCAGGTtccgggggtgggggaggagaAGGCAGTACCCCTACCATG GCACCAGGAGGGGGCGGTGGTTCCCCTACCAAGGCACCAGGAGGAGGCGGTGGTTCCCCTACCGAGGCACCAGGAGGAGGCGGTGGTTCCCCTACCGAGGCACCAGGAGGAGGCGGTAGCACACCTACAAAGGGAGAAGGAAGTACCAGCCCTACACCAGGAGGTGGTAAGGAAG GTGCTGAAGACCAAATCGCGTTGTCTATCCACAACAAGTTCCGCAAAGTGCATAACTCGCCGCCCATGACCCTCAATGCAGAAATGTCCAAATCTGCAAAAGAATACGCCGAGAAAATTGCAAAATCGGGAAAATTTACGCACTCCTCCAAGGAGGAGCGTGATGGAGTTGGCGAGAACCTGTCTATGGGATGCTCTTCAAAAAAGGGACAGACTCCAGAAGAAGCCGTTACTAACTG GTATAATGAGGTTTGTAATCCCGGCTACACGTTTGGCGGGGGAGGTGGTGGCAGCGGCACTGGTCACTTTACGCAGGTTGTCTGGAAGGAAAGCACGGAGCTCGGGTTTGGCTCAGCCTCCGCTGAAGAGGATAAGATGAAATGCACATACTACGTCGGGAGATACAAAAAAGCTGGAAACATGATCGGAGATTTCGATAAAAATGTCGAGCAAGGCAGCTTCGATAAGCAATCTTACTGCTCAAAAGtgagcaaataa